TCCGGAGCCTGCTCCAAGTAACGCACCGTCGAGGATGGATGGCGGAACACCTCGCCTGATTGTGCTTCAACGATCCCTGCGGCAATCTTCAGAAGGGTCGATTTGCCCGAGCCGTTACGGCCGACCAGACAGATCTTGTCGCCCGGCTCGACCTGCAGATTCGCGCCGGCCAAGAGAGGCGTTCCGCCGAAGCGTAGGAAGATATCGTAGAGTTTCAGGATGGGAGGGGCCAAAAATCAGACTCCGGAAAAATCATCAGGGCGGGCAAGGACGATCGCCCGGCCGCTGCCGAGCGTGAAACGGACCTTGCCTTGTGCAATGTTGGAAATGGTACGCGAGGAGCCGAAGGGCAAATGAAAATCGATGAGCGGATAGCGGGCGTTCTCGATGAAAAGACCATGCAGCTCGCTGAAGCCGGATACCGAAAACAGGCTGTTCCTCGGCAAATCGAGCTCGATCGTACCGGCGATAAGCGGCACGGCCTCCTCCGTTCCGGAGGTCAACAGAATGTCGAAGCCCTGTTCGGCAAGGCTGACGGCGTAAAGCAGGTGCTGCAACGCGTGGTCCGAGCGCTCTCCGCCGAGCGCACCGGCAAGGACAAGTCGCCGTGCGCCACGGGCAATCGCCTCCGACACGGCGATTTCACCATCCGTTGCGGCCTTGGCGGCCGGGTAGGGCTGTTTCGGGACGTGCGGAAATGCCCCCTCCAGATCCGGCGGTGTCGAGTCGAAATCCCCGACCCAAAGCTCAGGCACGACGCCCAGCGCTGCTGCATGCCGCATCCCGCCGTCGGCGGCGATGAAGCGGCTGCCTGAAACGGCAGAACGCAGGCGCTCGGTCAGGCTGAGTTCGCCGCCGAGCAGGATCGTGAAAGTGGATTGGCTCATCGCATTGCCCATAGCGCAAAGCAGGGGCCAAGGGAAAGGGTCTACCGTCAGCGTGCTTGCCCTTGTCATAAGGCCGTCATGGCGATACATCTGCCGACGCTCTAACGGGGTGCCTGGACGTCCGCAAGGATACCGGCTGAGAGGCATTAAGCCAACCCGCGGAACCTGATCCGGATAACACCGGCGGAGGGATTAGACGCGTGACATTCGCCAACGCCCTTTTCCCGTTCAAAAGTAACCCAAGGAGGAGGCGCGCCATGTCCGGCCGCACATCGATTATCCCTTCGCTGACCGCAGCGTTTTTCGCCGCGACGCTCGGCGTGTCTGCCGCGCACGCCGCGCAAAAGACACTCACCATATACACGTATGAAAGCTTCACGTCCGAATGGGGACCCGGCCCGAAAGTCAAGGCCGCTTTCGAAAAGACATGCGGTTGCACGGTCAATTTCGTCAGTGTTGCCGACGGCGTCGCGCTGCTTTCGCGCTTGAAGCTCGAGGGAGCTTCCACCAGGGCTGACGTCGTCCTCGGCATCGACACGAACCTCGTGACAGAAGCCAAGGAGACCGGCCTTTTCGACGCAAGCGGCGTCGATGTCAGCGCGCTCAAGGTGCCGGGCGGCTTCGTGGACGAGGTCTTCGTTCCATACGACTACGGTCACTTCGCGATCATCTACGACAGGCAAACGATCAAGCACCCGCCTCAGAGCATGAAGGATCTGGTCGAAGGTGATCCTTCGCAAAAGATTGTCATCGAGGATCCACGAACCTCGACGCCGGGCCTCGGCCTGCTGTTGTGGGTCAAATCGATTTACGGCGACAAGGCGGCGGAAGCCTGGAACAAGCTCAAGAACCGCATCCTGACCGTCACGCCCGGGTGGTCGGAGGCCTATGGCCTGTTCACCAAGGGAGAGGCGCCGATGGTGCTGTCCTACACCACATCCCCTGCCTATCACATGGTGACTGAAAATACCGATCGCTACCAGGCCGCAGCTTTCTCGGAGGGCCATTATATCCAGATCGAGGTCGCTGGCCTATTGAAGAATGCACCCGAGAAGGATCTCGCCCGCGACTTCCTGAAGTTCATGGTGACGCCGGGCTTCCAGGATACCATCCCAACGAACAACTGGATGATGCCCGTTTCCGCAACGTCCACGCCGCTGCCGGATGCCTTCAGCGCGCTCGTCAATCCGGCAAAGACCTTCCTGATGAGCCCCGACGAAGTCGCCAGGAACCGCAGGGCCTGGATCGACGAGTGGCTTGCGGCGATGAGCATGAACTGATGCTCGAGACCGCAGCCGAACGACGGCGTGCATTGACCGGCGGGGCAATCAGCCTCGCCGCCATCGCGCTCTTTGTCGGCCTTGCAGCGGTCTCGTTGTTTTTTTCCGGGGGCAGCGCGGCAATCCTCGGCATTGTTCTCGATCCTTATATTCTGCGTGTGCTGCGCTTCACGATGCTGCAGGCGCTGCTTTCGACCGCACTTTCCATCGCCTTTGCGATTCCGGTCGCACGCGCGCTCGCCCGCCAGCCGCATTTTGCCGGGCGGGTGTGGATCGTCCGTCTGATGGCGGTTCCCATGGGGCTGCCGGTACTGATCGGAGCACTCGGCTTGATCGGGATATGGGGCAGGCAGGGGATGTTGAACTCGCTGCTGATGAAGGTCGGGCTCGACGAACCGGTCAGCATCTATGGGCTGACCGGCATCCTTCTCGCCCATATCTTCTTCAACCTGCCGCTTGCCTGTCGCCTGATGCTTGCAGGTCTCGAACGCGTGCCCGCCGAATACTGGCTGATGGCAAGCGGCCTCGGCATGCGGTCCGGCTCGGTCTTCCAGTTTGTCGAATGGCCGGCGATCCGCCAGCTCATTCCCGGGATAGCCGGCTTGATCTTCATGCTGTGCGCCACCAGCTTCACGTTGGTGCTGATCCTCGGTGGCGGCCCTGCAGCAACCACGATCGAGGTCGCGATCTACCAGTCGCTCCGTTTCGATTTCGACCCCGGCCGCGCAATCGCCTTGTCGCTCCTTCAGATCGCGCTGACGGCGATGATCCTCGGTGCGATGGCATTTATTCCGCGGATCGGAGATGAGGGCCTTACCGAAGGCAGAAGCATCAAGCGGCTCGATGGCAAAAGCCCGCGCGCCAGACTGGCCGACGGTCTGCTCTTGCTGATCGCCGTGCTTTTCCTCGGCCTTCCGCTGGTGTCGATCATCGCCGCCGGGTTGGACGCCGATCTCATAAAGCTGCTGCAGGAGCCGATCTTCTGGCAGTCAGCCGGGATGAGTTTTGCGATCTCGCTTTCGGCGGCCCTCTTCTCGATCGTCCTTTCGATGGCCATGATTCGTGCCCGGCATGCAATCGTATCGAAGAGGCGGCGCGACGTTGCCGACAGGATCTTTTTTTCAGCCATGGGCGGCGCATCGTCGATGGTCCTGCTCGTGCCGCCAATCGTACTGGCAACCGGCTGGTTCATGGCACTGCGTGCTTTCGGCGATGCGACGCGCTTTGCGGCCCTGCTCGTCGTTCTCATCAATATGCTGATGGCACTTCCCTTTGTCATGCGCGTGCTGGAGCCGGCCTATCTCGTGCATCAGCGCCGGACGCAGAAACTGGCCGCAAGCCTTGGGATTACAAGCCTAGCTCGATTGAGATTCATCGATTGGCCGGCCTTGAAGAAGCCGCTGCTCACCGCCTTGTCGTTCGCCATGGCGCTCTCGCTCGGCGATCTCGGGGCCGTTGCCCTCTTCGGCTCCGAAGGCTTTGTCACATTGCCCTGGCTCATCTACAGCCGCATGGGCAGCTACCGGACGAACGATGCCGACGGCCTTGCGCTGATCCTCGGTCTCATTTGCCTGCTGCTGACAATCGCCGGAACGGCCGGCGAGCCGAGACGGGAGAATGGCGATGGCGAGCGCTGATCAGGACGAGATCGAAATGCAGGACGTGCGCCTGGTGCTCGGCACGCACGCCTTCTGTTTCGATTGCCGTCTGCCGGCCGGCCGGATCGTCGCGGTGAGCGGCCCTTCCGGCGCCGGTAAGTCAACCTTTCTCAATCTCCTTGCCGGTTTTGAACGGCCTGACAGCGGCCGCGTCCTGATGCACGGTGCCGATGTAACGGCCGCCTATCCGGCCGAACGTCCAGTCTCGGTCGTCTTCCAGGACAACAATCTCTTTGCCCATCTGGATGTCTTTACCAATATCGGACTGGGAATCGATCCGGCGTTGAAGCTTGGCGCCGAAGATCGCAGAGAAATTTCCCGGGCGCTTGAGAAGGTCGGCCTGGCCAGTTTCGAACGCCGAATGCCCGCAACGCTTTCCGGTGGAGAACGGCAGCGAGCCGCATTTGCGCGCGCGCTTGTGCGAAAGCGCGCCGTTCTGCTGATGGATGAACCTTTTGCAGCACTTGACCCGGGCCTGCGCGCAGGCATGAGCGAACTGCTGCTTGGTTTGCACATGGAGACCGAAAACACGGTGATCATCGTTTCGCATGATCCCGACGAAGTGCGCCGCATCGCCGATTTCGGCGTCTTTATCGATAAAGGCGCGATTGTTCTTGCCGCGCCACTCACCGAGTATCTCGCGCGGGAAGATATGCCCGCGCTGAGGCGATTTCTGCACGGT
Above is a window of Rhizobium etli 8C-3 DNA encoding:
- a CDS encoding thiamine diphosphokinase, whose amino-acid sequence is MSQSTFTILLGGELSLTERLRSAVSGSRFIAADGGMRHAAALGVVPELWVGDFDSTPPDLEGAFPHVPKQPYPAAKAATDGEIAVSEAIARGARRLVLAGALGGERSDHALQHLLYAVSLAEQGFDILLTSGTEEAVPLIAGTIELDLPRNSLFSVSGFSELHGLFIENARYPLIDFHLPFGSSRTISNIAQGKVRFTLGSGRAIVLARPDDFSGV
- the thiB gene encoding thiamine ABC transporter substrate binding subunit codes for the protein MSGRTSIIPSLTAAFFAATLGVSAAHAAQKTLTIYTYESFTSEWGPGPKVKAAFEKTCGCTVNFVSVADGVALLSRLKLEGASTRADVVLGIDTNLVTEAKETGLFDASGVDVSALKVPGGFVDEVFVPYDYGHFAIIYDRQTIKHPPQSMKDLVEGDPSQKIVIEDPRTSTPGLGLLLWVKSIYGDKAAEAWNKLKNRILTVTPGWSEAYGLFTKGEAPMVLSYTTSPAYHMVTENTDRYQAAAFSEGHYIQIEVAGLLKNAPEKDLARDFLKFMVTPGFQDTIPTNNWMMPVSATSTPLPDAFSALVNPAKTFLMSPDEVARNRRAWIDEWLAAMSMN
- the thiP gene encoding thiamine/thiamine pyrophosphate ABC transporter permease ThiP, with the protein product MLETAAERRRALTGGAISLAAIALFVGLAAVSLFFSGGSAAILGIVLDPYILRVLRFTMLQALLSTALSIAFAIPVARALARQPHFAGRVWIVRLMAVPMGLPVLIGALGLIGIWGRQGMLNSLLMKVGLDEPVSIYGLTGILLAHIFFNLPLACRLMLAGLERVPAEYWLMASGLGMRSGSVFQFVEWPAIRQLIPGIAGLIFMLCATSFTLVLILGGGPAATTIEVAIYQSLRFDFDPGRAIALSLLQIALTAMILGAMAFIPRIGDEGLTEGRSIKRLDGKSPRARLADGLLLLIAVLFLGLPLVSIIAAGLDADLIKLLQEPIFWQSAGMSFAISLSAALFSIVLSMAMIRARHAIVSKRRRDVADRIFFSAMGGASSMVLLVPPIVLATGWFMALRAFGDATRFAALLVVLINMLMALPFVMRVLEPAYLVHQRRTQKLAASLGITSLARLRFIDWPALKKPLLTALSFAMALSLGDLGAVALFGSEGFVTLPWLIYSRMGSYRTNDADGLALILGLICLLLTIAGTAGEPRRENGDGER
- a CDS encoding ATP-binding cassette domain-containing protein — its product is MASADQDEIEMQDVRLVLGTHAFCFDCRLPAGRIVAVSGPSGAGKSTFLNLLAGFERPDSGRVLMHGADVTAAYPAERPVSVVFQDNNLFAHLDVFTNIGLGIDPALKLGAEDRREISRALEKVGLASFERRMPATLSGGERQRAAFARALVRKRAVLLMDEPFAALDPGLRAGMSELLLGLHMETENTVIIVSHDPDEVRRIADFGVFIDKGAIVLAAPLTEYLAREDMPALRRFLHG